The Planktothrix tepida PCC 9214 genome window below encodes:
- a CDS encoding LON peptidase substrate-binding domain-containing protein: MASFSSIAVRELPLFPLPEVVLFPGRPLPLHIFEFRYRIMMSTILNTDRRFGVLMFDPNQGQVASVGCCAEIVQYQRLPDDRIKMLTLGQQRFRVLEAVREKPYLVGLVEWIEDEPPQQDLRPLATEVERLLRDVVHLSGKLMEQNIELPDDIPDLPTELSYWVASNLYGVATEQQTLLEMQNTVARLEREVEILTSTRNHLAARTALKDALD, from the coding sequence ATGGCATCCTTTTCCTCAATTGCTGTTCGAGAGCTTCCTCTATTTCCTCTACCGGAAGTGGTTTTATTTCCAGGTAGACCGTTACCCCTGCATATTTTTGAGTTTCGCTATCGGATTATGATGAGTACCATCCTTAATACGGATCGCCGTTTTGGGGTATTGATGTTTGATCCGAATCAAGGTCAAGTCGCTTCCGTGGGTTGCTGTGCCGAAATTGTCCAATACCAACGTTTACCGGATGATCGAATTAAAATGCTGACGTTAGGACAGCAACGGTTTCGGGTATTAGAAGCGGTTCGGGAAAAACCTTATTTGGTGGGTTTAGTAGAATGGATCGAAGATGAACCCCCCCAACAGGATTTAAGACCTTTAGCAACGGAAGTAGAGCGTTTGTTGCGCGATGTGGTTCATCTTTCAGGAAAGTTGATGGAACAAAATATTGAGCTTCCTGATGATATTCCTGATTTACCGACGGAACTTTCCTATTGGGTTGCGAGTAATCTCTATGGAGTCGCAACAGAACAACAAACCCTATTAGAGATGCAAAATACTGTCGCACGTTTGGAACGGGAAGTGGAGATTTTAACATCAACCCGTAATCATTTAGCAGCAAGGACTGCACTTAAGGATGCTTTAGATTAA
- the rpsJ gene encoding 30S ribosomal protein S10 — protein MATIQQQKIRIRLKAFDRRLLDTSCEKIVDTANRTSATAIGPIPLPTRRRIYCLLRSPHVDKDSREHFETRTHRRIIDIYQPSSKTIDALMKLDLPAGVDIEVKL, from the coding sequence ATGGCTACTATTCAACAGCAAAAAATTCGGATTCGTCTCAAAGCGTTTGATCGCCGTTTACTTGATACCTCCTGTGAGAAAATTGTAGATACGGCTAATCGTACCAGCGCCACTGCTATTGGGCCGATTCCTTTACCCACAAGACGCCGGATTTACTGTTTATTGCGTTCTCCTCACGTTGATAAAGATTCACGGGAACACTTCGAGACTCGTACCCATCGACGCATTATTGATATTTATCAGCCTTCTTCTAAAACCATTGATGCTTTGATGAAATTGGATTTACCGGCTGGGGTTGATATTGAAGTAAAACTCTAA
- the tuf gene encoding elongation factor Tu gives MARAKFERTKPHVNIGTIGHVDHGKTTLTAAITMTLAALGQATAKKYDEIDAAPEEKARGITINTAHVEYETADRHYAHVDCPGHADYVKNMITGAAQMDGAILVVSAADGPMPQTREHILLAKQVGVPNIVVFLNKEDMVDDAELLELVELEVRELLSSYDFPGDDIPIVAGSAKEALDVMVANPKTAKGDNPWVDKIYKLMEEVDAYIPTPERDIDKPFLMAVEDVFSITGRGTVATGRIERGKVKVGDNVELVGIKATRATTVTGIEMFKKSLDEGMAGDNAGLLLRGIQKGDIERGMVIAKPGSITPHTEFESEVYILTKEEGGRHTPFFQGYRPQFYVRTTDVTGTISAFTADDGSQPEMIMPGDRIKMTVQLLNPIAIEQGMRFAIREGGRTVGAGVVSKILK, from the coding sequence ATGGCACGCGCAAAATTTGAACGGACAAAACCCCACGTTAACATCGGTACGATTGGTCACGTTGACCATGGTAAAACCACTTTAACGGCTGCAATTACCATGACTTTGGCAGCCCTGGGTCAAGCCACTGCTAAAAAATACGACGAAATTGATGCCGCACCCGAAGAAAAAGCACGGGGGATTACGATCAATACGGCTCACGTTGAGTATGAAACCGCAGATCGCCACTATGCTCACGTTGACTGCCCCGGTCACGCTGACTATGTGAAAAACATGATCACCGGTGCCGCCCAGATGGACGGTGCAATTTTAGTGGTGTCTGCGGCTGATGGCCCTATGCCACAAACCCGTGAACACATCCTGTTAGCCAAACAGGTCGGGGTTCCCAATATCGTTGTGTTCCTGAACAAGGAAGACATGGTAGATGATGCTGAATTGTTAGAACTGGTAGAACTGGAAGTGCGGGAACTGTTAAGCTCCTACGATTTCCCCGGTGATGATATCCCCATTGTGGCTGGATCTGCCAAAGAAGCTTTAGATGTAATGGTTGCTAATCCCAAAACAGCTAAAGGGGATAATCCTTGGGTGGATAAAATCTACAAACTCATGGAAGAAGTCGATGCCTATATCCCCACTCCTGAGCGTGATATTGACAAACCATTCCTGATGGCGGTTGAAGACGTATTCTCCATTACTGGACGGGGTACAGTGGCAACGGGCCGGATTGAACGGGGTAAAGTCAAGGTGGGCGATAACGTTGAATTGGTCGGAATTAAAGCAACCCGTGCTACCACCGTTACGGGAATAGAAATGTTCAAGAAGAGTCTGGATGAAGGGATGGCTGGAGACAACGCCGGACTTCTGTTACGCGGTATCCAGAAAGGTGATATTGAACGGGGAATGGTGATTGCCAAACCCGGTTCGATCACGCCTCACACTGAATTTGAATCCGAAGTTTACATTCTGACCAAAGAAGAAGGCGGTCGTCACACACCGTTCTTCCAAGGCTATCGTCCTCAGTTCTATGTACGGACAACGGACGTGACTGGAACGATCAGTGCTTTCACTGCTGATGATGGCAGCCAACCGGAAATGATTATGCCTGGTGACCGGATTAAAATGACGGTACAACTGCTCAACCCTATCGCCATTGAACAAGGGATGCGGTTTGCTATTCGTGAAGGTGGCCGGACTGTGGGTGCGGGCGTTGTGTCCAAAATCTTGAAGTAG